From a single Chthoniobacterales bacterium genomic region:
- a CDS encoding GatB/YqeY domain-containing protein, with the protein MSLQSQIDSDIKDAMRAKEAAKLGVLRMLKSALMNAAIEKGGAGTVLDDPEASAVIRKEVKKRQDSIESFEKAGRTELADKEKAEIAVLSTYLPQALGADELAALVREAIAEAGATSKKELGAVMKIASAKAAGRVDGRTLSAAVQQSLA; encoded by the coding sequence ATGTCTTTACAAAGTCAGATCGATAGCGACATCAAGGATGCGATGCGCGCGAAGGAAGCGGCGAAGCTCGGCGTGCTGCGGATGTTGAAGTCCGCGTTGATGAATGCCGCCATCGAGAAGGGCGGCGCCGGCACGGTGCTCGACGATCCCGAGGCGAGCGCGGTGATTCGCAAGGAGGTGAAGAAGCGCCAGGACTCGATCGAGAGTTTCGAAAAGGCGGGGCGCACCGAACTTGCGGACAAGGAGAAGGCGGAGATCGCCGTTCTCTCGACCTATTTGCCGCAGGCTCTCGGTGCCGATGAACTCGCGGCCCTGGTGCGTGAGGCGATCGCTGAAGCGGGCGCGACTTCGAAGAAAGAACTGGGGGCGGTGATGAAGATCGCCAGCGCGAAGGCGGCCGGCCGCGTGGATGGCAGGACGCTGAGCGCCGCGGTGCAGCAGTCGCTCGCCTGA
- a CDS encoding glutamate--tRNA ligase family protein, whose protein sequence is MSVRTRFAPSPTGYLHVGGARTALFNWLFARKHGGTFVLRVEDTDAARNTADAYEVIYQGLRWLGLQWDEGPQIGGDFGPYFQSERNSIYEKHFATLDAKGLLYEDGGAIRFRSPRKTVTVEDLVCGRIAFDMSNPMTHPDMTIRRPDGSWIFHFVNVVDDIEMQLSHVIRGEDHLSNTPKHVELYEALDAKPPQFAHIPLILNHEGKKLSKRDGGSSITYFIDGGYAPEAVANYISLLGWSPKDNREFLSVDEIRDLFSLENINRRSAIFDLDKCFWLNGQHLLNMSLERFIELAIPFLDKAGVAYGSPEALAPVLAIVKPKVKHLSDIPDWIGYFFTDDYAYDPAAVDKALRKPGALDRLAQLRDAYAGVTDWTHPALEASLKETAEKLGAKNGEFIHPARVAVSGRAVGPGLYEMLEVLGQARVLARFDATIARFQA, encoded by the coding sequence ATGTCCGTTCGCACCCGCTTCGCTCCCTCGCCCACCGGCTACCTTCACGTCGGCGGCGCCCGCACCGCCCTGTTCAACTGGCTCTTCGCCCGCAAGCATGGCGGCACCTTCGTCCTGCGCGTCGAGGATACCGACGCCGCGCGCAATACCGCCGATGCCTACGAAGTCATCTACCAGGGCCTGCGCTGGCTCGGCCTCCAGTGGGACGAAGGCCCGCAGATCGGCGGCGACTTTGGCCCGTATTTCCAGAGCGAGCGAAATTCCATTTACGAGAAACACTTCGCCACGCTCGACGCGAAGGGCCTGCTCTACGAAGACGGCGGCGCCATTCGCTTCCGCTCCCCGCGCAAGACCGTCACCGTCGAGGACCTCGTCTGCGGCAGGATCGCCTTCGACATGTCGAACCCGATGACGCATCCGGACATGACGATCCGTCGCCCCGACGGATCGTGGATTTTCCATTTCGTCAACGTCGTCGACGACATCGAGATGCAGCTCAGCCACGTCATCCGAGGTGAAGATCACCTCTCGAACACGCCGAAGCACGTGGAACTCTACGAGGCGCTCGACGCGAAGCCCCCGCAGTTCGCCCACATTCCGCTCATCCTCAATCACGAGGGCAAGAAGCTGAGCAAGCGCGATGGCGGCTCCAGCATCACGTATTTCATCGATGGCGGTTATGCGCCCGAGGCCGTGGCGAACTACATTTCGCTCCTCGGCTGGTCGCCCAAGGACAACCGCGAATTCCTCAGCGTCGACGAAATCAGGGACCTCTTCTCGCTCGAGAACATCAACCGCCGCAGTGCAATCTTCGATCTCGACAAATGTTTCTGGCTCAATGGCCAGCACCTTTTGAACATGAGCCTCGAGCGCTTCATCGAGCTCGCGATTCCCTTCCTCGACAAGGCGGGCGTCGCCTACGGCAGCCCGGAGGCGCTCGCTCCCGTGCTCGCCATCGTGAAGCCAAAGGTCAAGCACCTCTCCGACATTCCCGACTGGATCGGCTACTTCTTCACCGACGACTACGCCTACGATCCCGCCGCCGTCGACAAGGCGCTCCGCAAGCCCGGCGCGCTCGATCGCCTCGCCCAGCTTCGCGACGCCTACGCCGGCGTGACCGACTGGACGCACCCCGCGCTCGAAGCCTCGCTCAAGGAAACCGCCGAAAAGCTCGGCGCGAAGAATGGCGAATTCATCCATCCCGCGCGCGTCGCCGTGAGCGGCCGCGCCGTCGGCCCCGGCCTCTACGAAATGCTCGAAGTCCTCGGCCAGGCTCGCGTTCTCGCCCGCTTCGACGCCACGATTGCCCGCTTTCAGGCATGA
- the nth gene encoding endonuclease III has translation MTRSQRATELVRRLPEIYPGAHCELTFTNPLELLVATILSAQCTDKRVNLVTPALFARCRSAADFAAIPLEDLEALIRSTGFYRNKALSIRGAASAIVEKHAGKVPRTMQELIALPGVGRKTANVVLGNAFGINDGVVVDTHVGRLSRRLGLTRETDAVKVETQLVRLIPRAVWTDFSHWLIFHGRRRCTARNPDCAACELSDLCPSAFRV, from the coding sequence ATGACCCGATCCCAGCGCGCCACCGAACTCGTCCGTCGACTCCCGGAAATCTATCCCGGCGCGCACTGCGAACTCACGTTCACGAACCCGCTGGAACTCCTCGTCGCCACAATCCTCTCCGCCCAGTGCACGGACAAGCGGGTCAACCTGGTCACCCCTGCCCTCTTCGCCCGTTGCCGCTCGGCTGCCGATTTCGCGGCCATTCCCCTCGAGGATCTCGAGGCCCTGATTCGGAGCACCGGATTTTATCGCAACAAGGCGCTCTCGATTCGGGGAGCCGCCTCCGCGATCGTCGAAAAACACGCCGGAAAGGTTCCCCGCACCATGCAGGAACTCATCGCCCTCCCCGGCGTCGGTCGAAAAACCGCCAACGTCGTGCTGGGCAACGCCTTCGGGATCAACGACGGCGTGGTCGTCGATACCCATGTCGGCCGGCTGTCGCGTCGGCTCGGCCTCACGAGGGAAACCGATGCCGTGAAAGTGGAGACGCAGCTGGTGCGCCTCATCCCGCGCGCGGTGTGGACCGATTTCAGCCACTGGCTGATCTTCCACGGCCGGCGGCGCTGCACCGCCCGGAACCCGGACTGCGCCGCCTGTGAACTCTCCGACCTCTGCCCCAGCGCCTTTCGCGTTTAG
- a CDS encoding bifunctional oligoribonuclease/PAP phosphatase NrnA, translating into MKNPTFREIAAALEPARTVLVASHLRPDGDALGSTIAFALWLKSLGKEVTAWNEDGMLDKFRYLPEADLVSKPEGAGRKFDAFVALDTSVKNRLGTVLDAIEEPALFVNIDHHISNGRYGAVNYIDSSSPATGQIVFEFLKEIGAEITPAIAANLFAAISTDTGSFQYPSTTATTYRVGAELIEAGVNVGALSQAMYDSQPRRRLELLRHALNDAKFSEDGRVVSFSLTQDDVARLGVLPEDNEGIIDHLRSVDSVVAAVFFEELEGGKVRVSSRSKDPRVDVCKVCGVFGGGGHALASGARMAGPLKDAEEKFLKVLCDEVGRID; encoded by the coding sequence ATGAAGAACCCCACGTTTAGGGAAATCGCCGCCGCCCTGGAACCGGCGCGCACCGTGCTGGTCGCCAGCCACCTGCGGCCCGATGGCGACGCCCTCGGCTCCACCATCGCCTTCGCCCTCTGGTTGAAAAGCCTGGGCAAGGAAGTCACCGCCTGGAACGAGGACGGCATGCTCGACAAGTTTCGCTATCTGCCCGAGGCCGACCTCGTCTCGAAACCCGAGGGCGCCGGCCGGAAGTTCGACGCATTCGTCGCGCTCGACACCTCGGTGAAGAATCGCCTCGGCACGGTGCTCGACGCCATCGAGGAGCCTGCGCTCTTCGTCAACATCGACCACCACATCAGCAATGGTCGCTACGGCGCGGTGAATTACATCGACAGCAGTTCCCCGGCGACGGGACAGATCGTCTTCGAATTTCTCAAGGAGATCGGCGCGGAAATCACCCCCGCGATTGCGGCCAATCTCTTTGCAGCCATTTCGACGGACACGGGCTCGTTCCAATATCCCAGCACCACCGCGACGACCTACCGCGTGGGCGCGGAGTTGATCGAGGCCGGAGTCAATGTCGGTGCGCTTTCGCAGGCGATGTATGACAGCCAGCCGCGTCGCCGGCTCGAACTGCTGCGCCATGCGTTGAACGACGCGAAGTTCAGTGAAGACGGCCGCGTGGTGAGCTTCTCGCTCACGCAGGATGACGTCGCGCGGCTCGGGGTGCTGCCCGAGGACAACGAAGGCATCATCGATCACCTGCGCTCGGTGGACTCCGTCGTCGCAGCCGTATTTTTCGAGGAACTCGAGGGCGGCAAGGTTCGCGTGAGTTCCCGCTCGAAGGATCCGCGGGTCGATGTCTGCAAAGTCTGCGGCGTCTTCGGTGGCGGCGGTCATGCCCTCGCGTCCGGCGCTCGCATGGCGGGTCCATTGAAGGACGCGGAGGAAAAATTTTTGAAGGTGTTGTGTGATGAAGTCGGACGAATCGATTGA
- the infB gene encoding translation initiation factor IF-2, whose amino-acid sequence MPSKVSNSKTESKSAAKSRGPAGGSSSARSKPSVSAEPAAAPVPPKPPAEALSLIEPKVKKVRATDADGERKTKSFLPPISKISAPAPKVEEPAPQPVAEVAPAAVEAVPEPVAEEPVDTRKVIHIKPPIIVKDLATHLELKPFQLIADLMELNIFASINQSIEPDVAAKVCEKHGAIFEREKRKTGEGVHTMKPVVVEPPKKAAAQVKPAELQLRPPIITMMGHVDHGKTSLLDAIRKARVAAGEAGGITQHIGAYSVKHGDSSITFLDTPGHAAFTSMRARGANVTDIVVLVVAADDGLMPQTIEAINHAKAAKVTIMVAINKVDLPGANVDRVKAQLQEQGLVPEDWGGDTICCEVSATKGIGIDNLLENMMLQAEVLELKANPGDDARCTVIEAQVEAGRGPTATVIVNTGTLKVGQAFICGNYGGKVKQLINDLGKPVKEAGPATPVNVLGFSGLPHAGDELVVMASERDARTLSEERLEALRTQKLTAPKRTRLENLFETLAAEQKKSFQIVLKADVQGSLEALVNSLGEIKSKKITLEILHSAVGPITESDVLLASASDAVIIGFGVKVEASASPAAKREGVQIKLYSIIYELLDQVKEAMAGLLDPETRESIVGHAEVKQVFDLTKGKVGGCVVLDGRIPRNARARVLRKRQPIYDGGLATLRRFQDEVKEVRAGLECGIKLGDFNDYEVGDIIEAYTLEKFAQTL is encoded by the coding sequence ATGCCATCCAAAGTCAGCAACTCCAAGACCGAATCGAAGTCGGCCGCCAAGTCCCGCGGTCCGGCGGGGGGATCCTCGTCCGCCCGCTCCAAACCCTCCGTCTCCGCTGAGCCGGCGGCCGCGCCCGTTCCGCCCAAGCCGCCGGCGGAGGCGCTCTCGTTGATCGAGCCCAAGGTCAAAAAAGTTCGGGCGACTGACGCTGACGGCGAACGCAAGACCAAGTCCTTTCTCCCTCCGATCAGCAAGATCTCGGCGCCTGCGCCGAAGGTCGAGGAGCCGGCGCCTCAGCCGGTTGCCGAGGTGGCCCCGGCCGCCGTCGAGGCCGTTCCCGAGCCCGTCGCGGAGGAGCCTGTCGACACCCGCAAGGTCATCCACATCAAGCCTCCGATCATCGTCAAGGATCTCGCGACGCATCTGGAACTCAAACCGTTCCAGCTGATCGCCGACCTGATGGAACTGAACATTTTCGCGTCGATCAATCAGTCGATCGAGCCGGATGTCGCCGCGAAGGTCTGCGAAAAGCACGGCGCCATTTTCGAGCGCGAGAAGCGCAAGACGGGCGAGGGCGTTCATACGATGAAGCCTGTCGTCGTCGAGCCGCCGAAGAAGGCGGCTGCGCAGGTCAAGCCGGCCGAACTTCAGCTCCGTCCGCCAATCATCACGATGATGGGGCACGTCGACCACGGCAAAACGTCCCTGCTCGACGCGATCCGCAAAGCCCGCGTGGCGGCCGGCGAAGCGGGGGGCATCACTCAGCATATCGGCGCCTACAGCGTGAAGCACGGCGACAGTAGCATCACCTTCCTCGACACGCCGGGCCACGCGGCCTTCACGTCGATGCGCGCCCGCGGCGCGAACGTGACGGACATCGTCGTGCTCGTCGTGGCGGCGGATGACGGCCTCATGCCTCAGACGATCGAGGCAATCAATCACGCCAAGGCCGCGAAAGTGACGATCATGGTCGCGATCAACAAGGTCGATCTGCCCGGGGCGAACGTCGATCGCGTGAAAGCCCAGCTCCAGGAGCAGGGCCTCGTTCCCGAAGACTGGGGCGGCGACACGATTTGCTGCGAGGTTTCTGCGACCAAGGGCATCGGTATCGATAACCTGCTCGAGAACATGATGCTTCAGGCCGAAGTGCTCGAACTGAAGGCGAATCCCGGCGACGACGCGCGTTGCACGGTCATCGAGGCGCAGGTCGAGGCCGGTCGCGGTCCGACCGCCACCGTCATCGTGAATACCGGCACGCTCAAGGTCGGGCAGGCGTTCATCTGCGGTAACTACGGCGGCAAGGTCAAGCAGCTCATCAACGATCTCGGCAAGCCCGTGAAGGAAGCCGGCCCGGCCACGCCCGTGAACGTGCTCGGCTTCAGCGGATTGCCCCACGCCGGTGACGAACTCGTCGTCATGGCCAGCGAACGCGACGCTCGCACGCTCAGCGAAGAGCGTCTCGAAGCCCTGCGCACGCAGAAGCTCACGGCGCCGAAGCGCACCCGCCTCGAAAATCTGTTCGAGACCCTTGCCGCCGAGCAGAAGAAGAGTTTCCAGATCGTGCTCAAGGCCGATGTGCAGGGCTCGCTGGAAGCCCTCGTCAACTCGCTCGGCGAGATCAAGAGCAAGAAGATCACGCTCGAGATTCTCCATTCCGCGGTCGGTCCGATCACGGAGTCCGACGTGCTTCTCGCGAGTGCCTCGGATGCCGTCATCATCGGCTTTGGCGTCAAGGTCGAGGCGAGCGCCTCGCCTGCGGCGAAGCGGGAGGGCGTGCAGATCAAGCTCTACAGCATCATCTACGAATTGCTCGACCAGGTGAAGGAAGCCATGGCGGGTCTGCTCGATCCGGAGACGCGCGAGAGCATTGTCGGACATGCCGAGGTCAAACAGGTGTTCGACCTGACCAAGGGCAAGGTCGGCGGTTGCGTCGTGCTCGACGGCCGCATCCCGCGCAACGCCCGCGCCCGCGTGCTCCGCAAGCGCCAGCCGATCTACGACGGCGGCCTCGCGACGCTTCGCCGCTTCCAGGACGAGGTCAAGGAAGTGCGTGCCGGCCTCGAATGCGGCATCAAGCTTGGCGATTTCAACGACTACGAGGTCGGCGACATTATCGAGGCCTACACTCTCGAGAAGTTCGCGCAGACGCTCTGA
- the ispD gene encoding 2-C-methyl-D-erythritol 4-phosphate cytidylyltransferase, with amino-acid sequence MGGTLPAPNLSAVLVAAGSSRRMGFDKILTPIAGEPLIRHAVRAFQICAAVREIVIVCAREREAEVRAVLKDAGKVTTIVAGGASRQESVWNGLEALGADAEFVAVHDAARPLITPELITRCFEAAVAHGAATAAEPVIDTLQRADDLGNCAEVVEREGLWRMQTPQVFRLPDLRRAMEGVRASGASVTDETSALRRMGGKVFLVENCDWNFKVTFPRDVAVAEFILQSRAATSFT; translated from the coding sequence ATGGGCGGGACGTTGCCAGCGCCGAACCTCTCGGCGGTGCTCGTTGCCGCGGGCTCCAGCCGCCGGATGGGCTTCGACAAGATTCTCACGCCGATCGCCGGCGAGCCCCTGATCCGGCACGCGGTGCGGGCGTTCCAGATCTGCGCGGCGGTGCGGGAGATCGTGATCGTCTGTGCGCGGGAGCGCGAGGCGGAGGTGCGCGCCGTATTGAAGGATGCGGGAAAGGTGACGACAATCGTGGCCGGCGGCGCGTCGCGTCAGGAGTCCGTCTGGAACGGGCTCGAGGCTCTCGGGGCGGATGCGGAGTTCGTCGCGGTGCATGATGCCGCGCGGCCACTCATCACGCCGGAGCTGATCACGCGGTGTTTCGAAGCGGCCGTGGCGCACGGTGCGGCGACCGCGGCCGAGCCGGTGATCGATACGCTGCAGCGCGCGGATGACCTCGGGAATTGCGCGGAGGTCGTGGAGCGAGAGGGCCTGTGGCGCATGCAGACGCCGCAGGTGTTTCGCCTCCCGGATCTGCGACGCGCGATGGAAGGCGTGCGAGCCTCGGGTGCGAGCGTGACGGATGAAACTTCGGCTCTCCGCCGAATGGGCGGAAAAGTCTTTCTGGTGGAGAATTGCGATTGGAACTTTAAAGTGACTTTTCCCCGCGACGTGGCGGTGGCGGAATTCATCCTCCAGTCCCGCGCGGCGACCAGTTTTACGTGA
- the nusA gene encoding transcription termination factor NusA has translation MNAEMLTMLDYLERERGISRDVLVEAISGALLTASKKTFSMARELRIDINSKTGDIRAFAKPLVVEKVTNMHDEITLAKARQVNPDVQIGDEIEIEVTPKDFGRIAAQTARQAIMQRIRQIEKDMIYEEFKDRAGEIVSGTVRRFERSDVIIDLGRFEATMPSRERVPTEEYSVGDRIRAYVVEVANGARGPEIILSRSHPNFVRRLFEVEVSEIGDRTVELKAIAREAGARTKVAVHSSDDKVDPVGACVGMRGARVKNIVRELNNEKVDIIRWHADPQELVKEALKPAKIHSITLDTANKKIAVTVSKDELSQAIGRRGQNARLTAKLTGWDIDINEDKSKEEAFENQKAHAAHSLADQLGINQEQADLLTKSGMNAIEVIVLCGADDIAGVLECDLETAERILEAAKAHAAGPSAVA, from the coding sequence ATGAACGCCGAAATGCTCACCATGCTCGATTACCTCGAGCGCGAAAGAGGAATCAGCCGCGACGTCCTCGTCGAGGCCATTTCCGGCGCCCTGCTGACTGCGTCGAAAAAGACGTTCTCCATGGCGCGTGAGTTGCGCATCGACATCAATTCCAAGACCGGCGACATCCGCGCGTTTGCGAAGCCTCTGGTCGTGGAGAAGGTCACGAACATGCATGACGAGATCACGCTGGCCAAGGCTCGCCAGGTGAATCCGGATGTGCAGATCGGCGATGAGATCGAGATCGAAGTGACGCCGAAGGATTTCGGCCGGATTGCCGCGCAGACTGCCCGCCAGGCGATCATGCAGCGCATTCGTCAGATCGAGAAGGACATGATCTACGAGGAGTTCAAGGATCGCGCCGGCGAGATCGTGAGCGGAACGGTGCGCCGTTTCGAGCGTTCCGACGTGATCATCGACCTCGGCCGTTTCGAGGCGACGATGCCTTCGCGTGAGCGCGTTCCGACCGAGGAATACAGCGTCGGCGATCGCATCCGCGCCTACGTCGTCGAGGTCGCCAACGGCGCCCGCGGCCCGGAGATCATTCTGTCTCGCAGCCATCCGAATTTCGTCCGTCGCCTGTTCGAGGTCGAGGTCAGTGAAATCGGTGATCGCACCGTGGAACTCAAGGCGATCGCCCGCGAGGCCGGGGCGCGCACCAAGGTCGCGGTTCACAGCTCCGACGACAAGGTCGATCCTGTCGGCGCGTGCGTCGGCATGCGCGGGGCTCGCGTGAAGAATATCGTCCGCGAGCTCAACAACGAGAAGGTGGACATCATTCGCTGGCATGCGGATCCGCAGGAACTCGTGAAGGAGGCCCTCAAGCCCGCAAAAATTCACAGCATCACGCTCGACACCGCGAACAAGAAGATCGCCGTGACCGTCAGCAAGGACGAACTTTCTCAGGCGATTGGCCGCCGTGGTCAGAACGCCCGCCTCACCGCGAAGCTCACCGGGTGGGACATCGATATCAACGAGGACAAGAGCAAGGAAGAGGCCTTTGAAAATCAGAAGGCTCACGCCGCTCACTCGCTCGCCGACCAGCTCGGCATCAACCAGGAGCAGGCCGACCTGCTCACCAAGAGCGGAATGAACGCCATCGAAGTGATCGTGCTCTGCGGAGCGGACGATATCGCAGGCGTGCTCGAGTGCGATCTCGAGACCGCCGAGCGTATCCTCGAGGCCGCCAAGGCCCACGCCGCCGGCCCCAGCGCCGTAGCCTAG
- the rbfA gene encoding 30S ribosome-binding factor RbfA, whose translation MKYRLERVCEVLKRELGVIMGRELKFSSPLVTVSGVDITPDLKQAHVFMGVIGNDNQRREAIETLTKSRAMLQSELAKRIVMKHTPHLNFKLDEALERGTRVISIMNELGLIPDQPAKPSDEEPHV comes from the coding sequence ATGAAATATCGCCTCGAACGAGTCTGCGAAGTGCTCAAGCGCGAGCTTGGTGTCATCATGGGGCGCGAGCTGAAGTTTTCCTCGCCGCTCGTGACCGTGAGCGGCGTGGACATCACGCCCGACCTCAAGCAGGCGCATGTTTTCATGGGGGTGATCGGGAACGACAACCAGCGCCGCGAGGCGATCGAAACCCTCACGAAAAGCCGGGCGATGCTCCAGAGCGAGCTCGCCAAGCGGATCGTGATGAAGCACACCCCGCATCTGAATTTCAAACTCGACGAGGCTCTCGAGCGCGGCACCCGCGTGATCTCGATCATGAATGAGCTTGGCCTCATTCCCGACCAGCCCGCCAAACCCTCTGATGAAGAACCCCACGTTTAG
- the aroE gene encoding shikimate dehydrogenase: MSEVFAASDLLAGGEVFRGLTPPARLSVFGDPVAHSKSPAFHNAALRAAGIDAQYVRIHVRPEDAVAAFRALPAAGFLGTNVTLPHKATALATVNEADDYARKSGAVNTVLVQGEHLHGFNTDGPGFVRAIREEFSTDVRDLRIMLLGAGGGAGRAIAVQCAFEGCERLVLVNRTVEKARDLAAELAPYFRSDRLVGPVDRLVAIPHDLAAIRTQLEHVDLVVNASSIGMRHADPALIPASLLTANLMVYDAVYSTGKTRLVLDAESSGARAAGGLSMLLHQGALSFEIWFNRPAPLAAMRAALLKA; encoded by the coding sequence ATGAGCGAAGTCTTCGCCGCATCCGATCTGCTTGCCGGTGGCGAGGTCTTCCGCGGCCTCACCCCGCCCGCGCGCCTCTCGGTCTTTGGCGATCCCGTCGCGCATTCCAAGTCACCTGCGTTTCACAACGCCGCGTTACGCGCCGCTGGCATCGACGCCCAATACGTTCGGATTCACGTCCGCCCCGAGGACGCCGTTGCCGCCTTTCGCGCCCTGCCCGCCGCCGGATTTCTCGGCACGAATGTCACGCTTCCCCACAAGGCCACGGCGCTCGCGACCGTGAACGAAGCCGACGACTACGCCCGGAAATCCGGCGCGGTGAATACCGTGCTCGTCCAGGGCGAGCACCTTCACGGCTTCAATACCGATGGCCCCGGTTTCGTGCGGGCGATCCGCGAGGAATTCTCCACCGACGTGCGCGACCTGCGCATCATGCTCCTCGGCGCGGGTGGCGGCGCCGGCCGCGCGATCGCCGTTCAGTGCGCCTTCGAGGGCTGCGAGCGTCTCGTGCTCGTCAACCGCACCGTCGAGAAAGCCCGCGATCTCGCCGCGGAACTCGCTCCTTACTTTCGTTCCGATCGGCTCGTCGGCCCGGTGGATCGCCTCGTCGCAATCCCGCACGACCTCGCGGCGATTCGCACGCAACTCGAGCACGTCGACCTCGTCGTCAACGCGAGTTCCATCGGCATGCGGCACGCCGACCCGGCGCTCATTCCCGCGTCACTGCTCACCGCCAACCTCATGGTTTACGACGCCGTCTACTCCACCGGAAAAACCCGGCTCGTCCTCGATGCGGAATCCAGCGGCGCCCGGGCGGCCGGCGGACTCTCGATGCTCCTGCACCAGGGCGCCCTCAGCTTCGAGATCTGGTTCAACCGTCCCGCACCGCTCGCGGCGATGAGGGCCGCCCTGCTCAAGGCTTAG
- the truB gene encoding tRNA pseudouridine(55) synthase TruB, whose product MKSDESIDGVLCVDKAAGMTSHDVVGIVRRSLGTKKVGHCGTLDPLATGLLLITIGRGTKIQDLLMSEDKEYAGTLKLGEVTDSQDSDGEITETRPVPELSASEIDAAFAKFHGDFYQTPPMVSAIKKDGVPLYKLARQGKTVEREPRFVHVYAHQILALRLPEIDFRVVCSKGFYVRTYSHDIGQEIGCGAHLRALRRTKSGRFTVDGAITIDELKTLPREQIVERVLSLPDVSRLRGA is encoded by the coding sequence ATGAAGTCGGACGAATCGATTGACGGCGTTCTCTGCGTCGACAAGGCGGCCGGGATGACTTCCCACGACGTCGTCGGGATTGTCCGGCGGTCGCTCGGCACGAAGAAGGTCGGCCATTGCGGCACGCTCGATCCGCTGGCAACGGGACTGTTGCTGATCACGATCGGCCGTGGCACGAAGATCCAGGATCTCCTCATGAGCGAGGATAAGGAATATGCCGGCACGCTCAAACTGGGCGAGGTGACGGATAGCCAGGATTCCGACGGCGAGATCACCGAGACGAGGCCCGTTCCCGAGCTGAGTGCCTCCGAGATCGATGCGGCCTTCGCGAAATTTCACGGCGATTTCTACCAGACGCCGCCGATGGTGAGCGCGATCAAGAAAGATGGCGTGCCTCTCTACAAGCTCGCCAGGCAGGGCAAGACGGTGGAGCGCGAGCCGCGCTTCGTGCATGTCTACGCACACCAGATCCTGGCGCTGCGCCTGCCGGAAATCGATTTCCGCGTCGTGTGCAGCAAGGGGTTCTACGTGCGCACGTATTCGCACGACATCGGGCAGGAAATCGGCTGCGGGGCGCATTTGCGCGCGCTGCGTCGCACGAAATCGGGCCGGTTCACGGTCGACGGCGCGATCACGATCGACGAGCTCAAAACGCTGCCGCGCGAGCAGATCGTCGAGCGCGTGCTGAGTCTGCCGGACGTGTCGCGGTTGCGCGGGGCGTAG
- a CDS encoding bifunctional riboflavin kinase/FAD synthetase, with protein sequence MEILRSIGELSRLRGPVVLSIGVFDGIHLGHQAVLRRALEDAKSVDGTPVALTFEPHPLRVLRPGHAPRLLTSAAHKARLIEAEGFPYLLVVPFDLDFAAQPPEVFIRGLAAAARPLRQICVGENWAFGAKRSGNVALLRALGGELDFSVAEVGAVQMDGGTVSSTRIREAVERGDLAAARRLLGRDYTILGTVEAGARLGREIGFPTANLRAHNEQFPPDGVYAVRVALDGRTWKGVANIGYRPTVTGGDAERKLEVHLFEFTGDLYGRDLDVDFIRFLRGEQKFSGLEALKAQIASDVAQAREVLG encoded by the coding sequence ATGGAGATCCTGCGGTCCATCGGGGAACTCAGCCGCCTGCGCGGTCCGGTCGTTCTTTCGATTGGCGTCTTCGACGGGATTCATCTCGGTCATCAGGCCGTGCTCCGTCGCGCGCTGGAGGACGCGAAGTCCGTCGACGGCACGCCCGTGGCGCTCACTTTCGAGCCGCATCCCCTGCGGGTGCTCCGGCCCGGGCACGCTCCGCGCTTGCTGACCTCGGCTGCGCACAAGGCCCGCCTGATCGAGGCGGAGGGCTTTCCCTACCTGCTCGTCGTGCCGTTCGATCTCGATTTCGCGGCGCAACCGCCGGAGGTTTTCATTCGTGGGCTCGCGGCGGCGGCCCGGCCTTTGCGGCAGATTTGCGTCGGCGAGAACTGGGCGTTCGGAGCGAAACGCAGCGGCAACGTGGCTCTGCTCCGAGCCCTTGGCGGGGAACTCGATTTCTCGGTTGCGGAGGTGGGCGCCGTGCAGATGGACGGCGGGACGGTGAGTAGCACGCGGATCCGCGAGGCCGTCGAGCGCGGGGATCTCGCCGCTGCCCGGCGCCTGCTCGGTCGCGATTACACGATTCTCGGAACGGTCGAGGCGGGAGCAAGGCTGGGACGCGAGATCGGATTTCCTACCGCGAACCTGCGCGCTCATAACGAACAATTTCCGCCGGACGGAGTTTACGCCGTGCGCGTCGCCCTCGACGGCCGCACGTGGAAGGGGGTGGCGAATATCGGATATCGGCCGACGGTCACCGGCGGGGACGCCGAGAGGAAACTCGAGGTGCACCTTTTCGAGTTCACCGGGGATCTTTACGGCCGCGATTTGGACGTCGATTTCATCCGGTTTCTGCGAGGCGAGCAGAAGTTCTCCGGCCTCGAAGCGCTCAAGGCGCAGATCGCGAGTGACGTCGCCCAGGCGCGCGAGGTGCTGGGCTAA